Proteins from a single region of Gordonia hongkongensis:
- the thrC gene encoding threonine synthase, with translation MTNAAHQPVHQGWPGLIEAYRDRMPVQDDWKIVTLHEGATPLIAAPVLSEITGCEVYLKVEGLNPTGSFKDRGMTMAVTNAVNNGKKAVLCASTGNTSASAAAYATRAGMTCAVLIPEGKIAMGKLAQAVMHGAQVIQVQGNFDDCLELARKVTAEFTEIELVNSVNPARIEGQKTASFEIVDVLGKAPDIHALPVGNAGNITAYWKGYREYHADGVIDTLPRMLGVQAAGAAPLVNGAPVSDPETIATAIRIGSPASWNQAVAAKDESNGQFRAATDEKILEAYRLVAGREGVFVEPASAASVAGLLAAHEEGWVTPGSTVVCTVTGNGLKDPDTALLGMPKVDAIPVDPVAVARALGVS, from the coding sequence ATGACTAACGCCGCACATCAGCCCGTCCACCAGGGCTGGCCCGGACTGATCGAGGCCTACCGCGATCGCATGCCCGTGCAGGACGACTGGAAGATCGTCACCCTGCACGAAGGTGCGACGCCGCTCATCGCAGCGCCTGTCCTCTCCGAGATCACCGGTTGCGAGGTGTACCTCAAGGTCGAGGGACTGAACCCGACCGGTTCGTTCAAGGATCGCGGCATGACGATGGCGGTCACCAACGCCGTCAACAACGGCAAGAAGGCCGTCCTGTGCGCGTCGACCGGCAACACGTCGGCTTCGGCTGCCGCGTACGCCACTCGCGCCGGAATGACCTGTGCCGTCCTCATCCCCGAAGGCAAGATCGCGATGGGCAAGCTCGCCCAGGCGGTCATGCACGGCGCTCAGGTGATCCAGGTGCAGGGCAACTTCGACGACTGTCTGGAGCTCGCCCGCAAGGTGACGGCCGAGTTCACCGAGATCGAACTCGTGAACTCCGTGAACCCGGCACGTATCGAGGGACAGAAGACGGCGTCGTTCGAGATCGTCGATGTTCTCGGCAAGGCTCCCGACATCCACGCACTGCCGGTCGGCAACGCGGGCAACATCACCGCGTACTGGAAGGGCTACCGCGAGTACCACGCGGACGGCGTCATCGACACGCTCCCGCGCATGCTCGGCGTTCAGGCCGCGGGCGCCGCGCCGCTGGTCAACGGTGCACCGGTCAGTGACCCGGAGACCATCGCCACCGCGATCCGCATCGGATCGCCCGCCAGCTGGAATCAGGCCGTCGCTGCAAAAGACGAGTCGAACGGGCAGTTCCGCGCGGCCACCGACGAGAAGATCCTCGAGGCTTACCGCCTGGTGGCAGGCCGTGAGGGCGTCTTCGTGGAGCCCGCCTCGGCAGCCAGCGTCGCCGGTCTGCTCGCCGCACACGAAGAGGGCTGGGTCACGCCAGGGTCCACCGTCGTGTGCACCGTGACCGGCAACGGTCTGAAGGACCCCGACACCGCGCTGCTCGGCATGCCGAAGGTCGACGCCATTCCGGTTGATCCGGTGGCCGTCGCTCGTGCCCTCGGCGTCAGCTGA
- a CDS encoding NAD(P)/FAD-dependent oxidoreductase: MDIVIAGAGYAGIVAANLLARKGSGLTVTVVSPHSEFVERVRLHQEIAGSGPATRPLSEMLDGRVVHRKAAVEKVGDGVVELSDGTSLDYGRMIYAVGSSAAAPEGTLAVGDVDQAREAARRLRALREGATVTVAGAGLTGIEAASEIAEQRPDLAVRLVGDELGASLGDAARTRVAEVLSSLGVEIVRGTWTTADHSDLTLWAVAARVSDLAARSGLDVDETGRVRVDSQLRSTSHLNVYAVGDAAAVAGTRASCQAALPQGAHAAKNVLRELRGDEPTPFSMSFVGQNVSLGRRNAVIQHAHRNDVPTRIWFGGRPGAYFKEQVCKFAATSARKGSAVTIPGPR, from the coding sequence ATGGACATCGTGATCGCAGGGGCTGGATATGCGGGAATCGTCGCGGCGAATCTGTTGGCGCGCAAAGGAAGTGGACTGACCGTCACGGTCGTCAGTCCGCACTCCGAATTCGTCGAGAGAGTACGGCTGCACCAAGAGATCGCCGGAAGCGGACCGGCGACGCGGCCATTGTCAGAGATGCTCGACGGCCGTGTCGTGCACCGGAAGGCTGCAGTCGAGAAGGTCGGCGACGGCGTCGTCGAGCTGTCCGACGGCACGTCGCTCGACTACGGCCGCATGATCTATGCGGTCGGAAGCTCGGCCGCCGCACCCGAGGGGACGCTCGCGGTCGGAGACGTCGACCAAGCACGCGAGGCCGCCCGACGCCTGCGTGCCCTCCGAGAAGGCGCGACGGTGACCGTCGCCGGGGCAGGCTTGACCGGGATCGAAGCCGCGTCGGAGATCGCCGAGCAGCGACCAGACCTGGCCGTTCGGCTCGTCGGCGACGAACTCGGTGCATCGCTCGGAGACGCCGCACGGACCAGGGTCGCCGAGGTCCTGTCGTCTCTGGGCGTCGAGATCGTTCGAGGCACGTGGACGACTGCCGACCACTCGGACCTCACATTGTGGGCGGTGGCCGCTCGGGTCAGCGACCTGGCGGCACGCAGCGGCCTCGACGTCGATGAGACGGGCAGAGTGCGCGTCGACTCGCAGCTTCGCAGTACGAGTCACCTGAACGTGTACGCGGTCGGCGACGCCGCGGCGGTCGCTGGAACACGCGCCAGCTGTCAGGCGGCGTTGCCGCAGGGCGCGCACGCGGCGAAGAACGTGCTCAGGGAGCTCCGCGGCGACGAACCGACACCGTTCTCGATGTCGTTCGTCGGGCAGAACGTGTCCCTCGGGCGCCGGAACGCCGTGATTCAACATGCGCACCGCAACGATGTGCCGACGCGCATCTGGTTCGGAGGTCGACCAGGCGCGTACTTCAAGGAGCAGGTCTGCAAGTTCGCTGCGACGTCGGCCCGTAAGGGTTCCGCGGTGACGATCCCGGGCCCACGATGA
- a CDS encoding AAA family ATPase: protein MRVHRLKVVNFRGVVEREVVFADAGVTVIEGENEAGKSSMVEALDLLLTTRDKSSKASVRSVQPSGRDVGSEVTAEISCGPWRFEYFKRFNKAPETALTILEPKAEQLTGRAAHERVEQILDASLDRTLYRALSLLQSTDPELGALTDSSALSRALDRAAGDVDVEQAGESPQTQDLLAAVTAEYQRYFTAAQGRPTGELLAAERAAIETSDAVAERERILATVQEATDRLPGVAAAIAELSELESEQRVEVARLAAEVAQADAVVEKLDKSKAVVAQRQAEATTAAKAVNERKGLRARLGQAESDVASGRAAVESSRNDARAAAQRAEELDIEATAAQERLTGLRERIAAAEAAEVVARDHRRRAELDSTLAEAARLQEELDEAVKAASDLVATDADAARAVDLDRAIAAAQARVDAGAPTVIVTPLGGAVTVDGEPVTDETTVKAGHTVSVDAAEVRVRVVPGDDAQALADELEALREEATELVRRCGVRRLSDVVPAAARRTEAHGRVREVERALRRELGENSVDDLTAERAVVDARIPDVEPEEVDDLGALRIRERDAANAHAAAERARDVESARAREHTSRAEVWEKSGERAAETAVALREELMRAVAEASDADLVSLSSAAARDLENAQVAASKVALDAARTDVEGVRARYEEAEAALDRTRSRIADERKTQTELTTRLEVCRSDGRFDELSDAVAENDAAVATLRRVTERAAGARVLFETLQRKRTESRARYVDPFTRRLEELAGPVFGDGVRFGVADDFQIQTRTLDGVTVDVESLSGGAREQLGLLARLACASLVDEADGVPVILDDALGYSDPKRLTSMAQVLGHAAGDSQIIVLTCTPDRYRDVRDATLIAV, encoded by the coding sequence GTGAGGGTTCATCGGCTGAAGGTGGTGAACTTCCGCGGTGTCGTCGAACGAGAAGTCGTGTTCGCCGACGCCGGTGTGACCGTGATCGAGGGCGAGAACGAAGCGGGCAAGTCGTCGATGGTCGAGGCGCTCGACCTTCTGCTGACGACGCGGGACAAGAGCAGCAAGGCGAGCGTGCGGTCGGTGCAGCCGTCGGGCCGCGACGTCGGAAGCGAGGTGACTGCCGAGATCTCCTGTGGGCCATGGCGCTTCGAGTACTTCAAACGCTTCAACAAAGCGCCCGAGACGGCCCTGACGATTCTGGAGCCGAAAGCCGAGCAGTTGACCGGCCGGGCGGCGCACGAGCGTGTCGAACAGATCCTGGACGCGTCTCTCGACCGCACGCTGTACCGGGCTCTGAGTCTGCTCCAGTCGACCGACCCCGAACTCGGGGCGCTGACCGACAGTTCCGCGTTGTCGCGAGCACTCGACCGCGCAGCGGGCGACGTCGACGTGGAGCAGGCGGGGGAGAGCCCCCAGACGCAGGACCTCCTCGCTGCGGTCACGGCTGAATACCAGCGCTACTTCACCGCGGCACAGGGCAGACCGACCGGCGAACTGTTGGCAGCCGAGCGGGCGGCGATCGAGACATCGGACGCGGTCGCGGAACGGGAACGGATCCTCGCGACCGTACAAGAGGCGACAGACCGACTGCCCGGTGTCGCCGCCGCCATCGCCGAGTTGTCGGAACTGGAGTCCGAACAGCGCGTCGAGGTGGCGAGGCTGGCGGCAGAGGTCGCGCAAGCGGACGCGGTTGTGGAGAAGCTGGACAAGTCGAAAGCGGTCGTCGCTCAGCGGCAGGCCGAGGCCACGACGGCAGCGAAGGCCGTCAACGAACGCAAGGGTCTGCGTGCTCGTCTCGGACAAGCGGAGTCGGACGTGGCGTCCGGCCGTGCGGCTGTCGAGTCGTCGCGGAACGATGCTCGTGCGGCAGCGCAGCGTGCCGAGGAACTCGACATCGAGGCGACCGCGGCGCAGGAGAGGCTGACCGGCCTGCGTGAACGGATAGCCGCAGCCGAGGCGGCAGAGGTCGTCGCGCGTGACCACCGTCGGCGTGCTGAGCTCGATTCGACGCTCGCTGAGGCCGCCCGGCTCCAGGAGGAGTTGGACGAGGCCGTGAAGGCTGCGAGCGACCTTGTCGCGACTGATGCCGATGCGGCTCGCGCAGTGGACCTGGACCGTGCGATCGCCGCAGCTCAAGCGCGAGTCGACGCCGGAGCTCCGACAGTGATCGTGACTCCTCTGGGCGGCGCCGTGACCGTCGACGGCGAACCGGTCACCGACGAGACCACGGTGAAGGCCGGACACACGGTGTCTGTCGACGCCGCAGAGGTCCGGGTGCGCGTGGTGCCGGGAGACGACGCACAGGCGTTGGCCGACGAACTCGAGGCGTTGCGTGAGGAGGCGACCGAGCTCGTCCGTCGATGCGGCGTCCGGCGACTGTCGGATGTCGTCCCGGCCGCCGCACGACGCACCGAGGCGCATGGTCGGGTCCGCGAGGTGGAACGTGCGCTCCGGAGAGAACTCGGTGAGAACAGCGTCGACGACCTGACCGCGGAGAGAGCCGTGGTCGACGCGCGGATTCCAGACGTCGAGCCGGAAGAAGTCGACGACCTCGGCGCCCTTCGCATCCGGGAGCGAGACGCTGCGAACGCGCACGCCGCCGCCGAGCGGGCTCGTGACGTGGAGTCTGCGCGCGCCCGTGAACACACGAGCCGAGCGGAGGTCTGGGAGAAGTCCGGTGAGAGGGCGGCCGAGACCGCCGTCGCGCTTCGTGAAGAACTGATGCGGGCAGTGGCCGAGGCCAGTGATGCAGACCTGGTCTCGTTGTCGTCGGCTGCCGCCCGCGACCTGGAGAACGCACAGGTCGCGGCGTCGAAGGTCGCCTTGGACGCTGCGCGTACGGATGTCGAGGGCGTTCGTGCACGTTATGAGGAAGCCGAAGCTGCGCTCGACCGCACACGTTCGAGGATCGCCGATGAGCGCAAGACCCAGACGGAATTGACAACCCGTCTCGAGGTCTGCCGAAGTGACGGCCGGTTCGACGAACTGTCCGACGCCGTCGCGGAGAACGACGCGGCTGTCGCGACGCTTCGGCGAGTGACCGAACGCGCGGCCGGTGCGCGGGTGCTGTTCGAGACGTTGCAACGAAAGCGGACCGAGAGCCGAGCGAGGTACGTCGACCCGTTCACACGTCGCCTCGAGGAGTTGGCCGGCCCCGTGTTCGGAGACGGCGTTCGGTTCGGAGTCGCCGACGACTTCCAGATCCAGACGCGCACTCTCGACGGGGTGACCGTCGACGTCGAGTCGCTGTCGGGTGGGGCCCGCGAACAGCTGGGCCTGCTCGCGCGGCTCGCGTGTGCGTCTCTCGTCGACGAGGCCGACGGCGTGCCGGTGATCCTCGACGACGCACTCGGATACTCCGACCCGAAGCGCCTCACCTCGATGGCCCAGGTCCTGGGACATGCCGCGGGCGACTCTCAGATCATCGTCCTGACCTGCACGCCCGACCGCTATCGCGACGTCCGCGACGCGACGTTGATCGCCGTCTGA
- a CDS encoding metallophosphoesterase family protein: MSRPMYEMEPLFELDLPEASPAPTKKRAPKQRAEPAPPAPAADPEVTFLHTADWQLGMTRRFLPGESQHTYAAARDAAVIRIGEVAAETGAEFVVVCGDVFDDPRVSTRIIRRTLDSLGDYPVPVYLLPGNHDPLDATSVYTSVEFVRACPENVHVLDKPGVVRIREGVSIVAAPWHTKHPSSDLIADQLSGLGPSDDIRIVVGHGGMDSLSPNPDPSIVASARVDAATAAGLVDYVALGDRHSVTSVGDTGRVWYSGAPEVTAFDNVETEPGHVLQVTLRRGGERSIDVRRHRVGQWAFRTLTQDMNSIADVDRLRATLSAITDKPRTVVQLGLVGTLTVAENVALDELFDEFGDRFAGLTTWDREHNLVVVSDDADLDSLDLQGYAGSAAAEIAERAADDPEARSALSLLLRLAGSRA; the protein is encoded by the coding sequence ATGAGCCGACCGATGTACGAGATGGAGCCGCTCTTCGAGCTCGATCTCCCCGAGGCCTCGCCTGCTCCGACGAAGAAAAGGGCGCCGAAGCAGCGAGCGGAGCCCGCTCCGCCTGCTCCTGCCGCCGATCCGGAGGTCACGTTCCTTCATACCGCCGACTGGCAGCTCGGGATGACTCGGCGCTTTCTTCCGGGCGAGTCTCAGCACACGTATGCGGCGGCACGCGACGCCGCAGTCATCCGCATTGGAGAGGTGGCCGCGGAGACCGGTGCCGAGTTCGTCGTGGTCTGCGGCGATGTGTTCGACGATCCTCGTGTCTCCACCCGCATCATTCGCAGGACGCTCGATTCGCTCGGCGACTACCCGGTTCCCGTCTACCTGCTGCCCGGTAATCACGACCCACTCGACGCGACCAGCGTGTACACGTCGGTGGAGTTCGTGCGCGCCTGCCCGGAGAACGTCCACGTTCTCGACAAACCGGGGGTGGTCCGGATCCGCGAAGGCGTGAGCATCGTGGCCGCTCCGTGGCACACCAAACACCCGTCGTCCGACCTGATCGCCGACCAGCTGTCCGGCCTCGGACCGTCCGACGACATCCGGATCGTCGTCGGCCACGGCGGCATGGACAGCCTCAGTCCCAACCCTGACCCGTCGATCGTCGCCAGCGCCCGCGTCGACGCCGCGACCGCGGCAGGTCTCGTCGACTACGTCGCACTCGGCGACCGCCACTCTGTCACCTCCGTCGGGGACACCGGGCGGGTCTGGTATTCCGGTGCTCCCGAAGTCACGGCGTTCGACAACGTCGAGACCGAACCCGGCCATGTGCTGCAGGTGACGCTCCGGCGAGGCGGAGAGCGGTCGATCGACGTTCGACGGCACCGCGTCGGTCAGTGGGCGTTCCGCACGCTGACTCAGGACATGAATTCGATCGCCGACGTCGATCGGCTGCGGGCGACGCTCAGCGCGATCACCGACAAGCCCCGGACCGTGGTGCAGCTCGGTCTCGTCGGCACCCTCACAGTGGCCGAGAACGTCGCCCTCGACGAACTGTTCGACGAGTTCGGCGACCGTTTCGCGGGGCTGACGACATGGGACCGGGAGCACAACCTCGTCGTGGTGTCCGACGACGCCGATCTCGACAGCCTGGACCTGCAGGGATATGCGGGTAGCGCGGCTGCGGAGATCGCCGAACGGGCGGCCGACGATCCCGAGGCGCGGTCGGCGCTGTCGTTGCTTCTGCGCCTGGCCGGGAGTCGAGCGTGA
- a CDS encoding RNA polymerase sigma-70 factor, with the protein MTDEFVEHRPLLFSIAYEILGSVADAEDVVSDSWLRWRDVDKESITNPRAYLARIVTRQALNAARSAARRREDYVGPWLPEPLETASGDALDHVLTGEAVTTAMLLVLESLTPSERAVFVLREVFAFEYSEIAAAVDKSEPAVRQIASRARNHVRARRSTAVSEPSQAQAVAEQFLASAITGDVQGLMDALAPGAVFLGDGGGVVSAARRPVRGADRVARLLVGLLSKGTAMGELGFRMTVVNGMPAVLSSIDGTIDNVTCIEVVDEQVTAVYVVRNPAKLTSLSL; encoded by the coding sequence ATGACTGACGAGTTCGTCGAGCATCGGCCCCTGCTGTTCTCGATCGCGTACGAGATCCTCGGGTCGGTGGCCGACGCGGAGGACGTCGTCTCCGACAGTTGGCTGCGGTGGCGTGACGTCGACAAGGAGAGCATCACCAACCCGCGCGCGTACCTGGCGCGGATCGTCACTCGGCAGGCGTTGAACGCGGCGCGGTCGGCGGCCCGTCGGCGTGAGGATTACGTCGGACCGTGGCTGCCGGAGCCTCTCGAAACGGCGTCCGGCGATGCCCTCGACCACGTTCTGACGGGAGAAGCGGTCACCACCGCGATGCTGCTCGTCCTCGAATCGTTGACTCCATCCGAACGCGCGGTGTTCGTGCTTCGTGAGGTCTTCGCGTTCGAGTACAGCGAGATCGCGGCGGCGGTCGACAAGTCCGAGCCCGCGGTGAGACAGATCGCGAGTCGCGCGCGAAATCACGTGCGCGCCAGGCGAAGCACGGCTGTTTCGGAACCGTCCCAGGCACAGGCCGTTGCTGAACAGTTCCTTGCAAGCGCCATCACCGGCGATGTCCAGGGCTTGATGGACGCACTTGCTCCTGGCGCGGTGTTCCTCGGTGACGGCGGTGGCGTCGTCTCGGCCGCACGGCGCCCCGTACGCGGGGCCGACCGAGTCGCGCGACTGCTCGTCGGCCTGCTCTCGAAGGGGACGGCGATGGGCGAACTCGGCTTCCGAATGACCGTCGTCAACGGAATGCCCGCGGTGCTCTCGTCGATTGACGGCACGATCGACAACGTCACCTGCATCGAGGTCGTCGACGAGCAGGTCACGGCGGTGTACGTCGTTCGAAACCCCGCGAAACTGACGTCGCTGAGCCTCTGA
- a CDS encoding haloacid dehalogenase type II, translated as MIKVLAFDTFGTVADWYTGVSTALAETFPDLDSSRLALDWRRTYVPGLLEVESGERPWKLLDDLHRESLQRLLADSYGVTATAAQLDAAVHAWHVLPGWPDSSDGLRRLKTRFTIGALSNGNVALLTEMAKNADFPWDFVGGADLWRHYKPAAEVYLGVADLMQVRPEEVLMVATHVSDLAAARSFGLQTAYIERPREWGPEPKPAERDPLDLFHVSGIDQLADALGC; from the coding sequence GTGATCAAGGTCCTCGCGTTCGACACCTTCGGGACGGTCGCCGACTGGTACACGGGAGTGTCGACGGCACTCGCGGAGACGTTCCCCGACCTCGATTCATCCAGGCTGGCGCTCGACTGGCGACGCACCTACGTGCCAGGCCTGCTCGAGGTCGAGTCAGGTGAACGTCCGTGGAAGCTGCTCGACGACCTGCATCGCGAATCGCTCCAGCGGCTGCTCGCCGACTCGTACGGCGTCACTGCGACCGCCGCACAACTCGACGCCGCCGTCCATGCGTGGCACGTGCTCCCGGGATGGCCCGACTCCTCGGACGGGCTGCGTCGCCTCAAGACCCGATTCACGATCGGGGCACTCAGCAACGGAAACGTCGCATTACTGACGGAGATGGCGAAGAACGCCGACTTCCCGTGGGACTTCGTCGGCGGGGCAGACCTGTGGCGGCACTACAAGCCCGCGGCCGAGGTGTACCTCGGCGTGGCCGACCTCATGCAAGTGCGGCCGGAAGAAGTCCTGATGGTCGCCACCCACGTCTCTGACCTCGCGGCAGCGCGATCGTTCGGACTTCAGACCGCGTACATCGAACGGCCCCGCGAGTGGGGTCCAGAGCCCAAGCCTGCCGAACGCGATCCGCTCGACCTGTTCCACGTCTCCGGCATCGATCAACTGGCAGACGCGCTCGGCTGCTGA
- a CDS encoding VOC family protein, whose amino-acid sequence MSVTDCVRHGGAVDESLTMPVSFNHTIIGAHDPALSADFYLAVLGARPAPNWGPFINIQLDDDTLLQFAPAPVNDPIHMAFLMNDEEFDRGYNALTTLAVEHWADPQMTRPGEISTDEGKRVYFKDPSGHLLEMLTQAYL is encoded by the coding sequence GTGTCGGTGACGGACTGCGTCAGACATGGAGGTGCCGTAGACGAAAGTCTCACCATGCCAGTCAGTTTCAATCACACCATCATCGGCGCGCACGACCCCGCGTTGTCCGCCGACTTCTACCTCGCCGTTCTCGGCGCGCGCCCCGCTCCGAACTGGGGCCCGTTCATCAACATTCAGCTCGACGACGACACGTTGTTGCAGTTCGCTCCGGCACCGGTCAACGATCCGATTCACATGGCGTTCCTCATGAACGATGAAGAATTCGATCGTGGATACAACGCCCTCACGACGCTCGCTGTGGAGCACTGGGCCGACCCGCAGATGACACGCCCCGGCGAGATCTCCACAGATGAAGGCAAACGCGTGTACTTCAAAGATCCGTCAGGCCACCTGCTCGAAATGCTCACGCAGGCGTATCTCTGA
- a CDS encoding maleylpyruvate isomerase family mycothiol-dependent enzyme: MGPSMRLSRHEVWTAVHDERRRLADDLAEIPDEMWRAASLCPGWDVADVVAHIVDTAHMGRLAFVRDMLLARFDFDRANDLGVKRRRRPRPADLVADIRAAVDLTRTPPAPPATRLVEAIVHGEDVRRPLGLVGDYPVDAVLDALDYQLRTAVSWGGGAERAEGLRLIATDCDYVAGEGRDVEGTALDLLLTVSGRGIA; the protein is encoded by the coding sequence ATGGGCCCCTCTATGAGACTCAGCCGGCACGAGGTGTGGACGGCGGTCCACGACGAACGTCGACGCCTCGCCGACGACCTCGCAGAGATCCCCGACGAGATGTGGCGGGCGGCGTCGCTGTGCCCGGGTTGGGATGTCGCCGACGTCGTCGCGCACATCGTCGACACCGCCCACATGGGTCGTCTCGCGTTCGTCCGCGACATGCTGCTCGCGCGTTTCGACTTCGACCGGGCCAACGATCTCGGTGTGAAACGACGCCGCCGTCCCCGACCGGCAGACCTTGTGGCCGACATCCGTGCGGCCGTCGACCTCACACGCACTCCCCCGGCGCCGCCGGCCACCCGGTTGGTCGAGGCGATCGTCCACGGTGAGGACGTGCGGCGGCCCCTCGGGCTGGTCGGCGACTATCCCGTGGACGCCGTCCTCGACGCACTCGACTACCAATTGAGAACTGCTGTCAGCTGGGGCGGCGGAGCCGAGCGCGCCGAAGGACTGCGCCTGATCGCCACCGACTGCGACTACGTCGCGGGTGAGGGCCGCGACGTGGAGGGAACAGCCCTCGACCTGCTGCTGACGGTCTCCGGCCGCGGGATCGCTTAG
- the istB gene encoding IS21-like element helper ATPase IstB, whose product MTTTTSTSVAPTVPPLPADLDQALRRLKLASIRRTAPEVLLTAKTQRWTPEEVLRTLVEAEIAARDASNIRNRLKAAGFPVTKTLESFDVAASSIPANTFEYLSSLEWVRAQHNLALIGPAGTGKSHTLIGLGIAAVHAGHKVRYFTAADLVETLYRGLADNTVGKTIDTLLRQDLLILDEIGFAPLDDTGTQLLFRLVAGAYERRSLAIASHWPFEQWGRFLPEHTTAASILDRLLHHATIVITDGDSYRMTHRTEVPPT is encoded by the coding sequence ATGACCACCACAACATCGACATCAGTTGCACCAACAGTGCCGCCACTACCGGCCGACCTCGACCAAGCGCTACGCCGATTGAAGCTCGCCTCGATCCGCCGCACCGCACCCGAGGTACTGCTCACCGCGAAAACCCAGCGATGGACACCCGAAGAAGTGCTGCGGACCCTGGTCGAAGCCGAGATCGCCGCTCGTGATGCCTCCAACATCCGCAACCGACTCAAAGCTGCCGGGTTCCCGGTCACCAAAACCCTGGAATCGTTCGACGTGGCCGCATCCTCCATCCCGGCCAACACCTTCGAATACCTATCCTCACTGGAATGGGTTCGAGCCCAACACAATCTGGCCTTGATCGGCCCAGCCGGGACTGGCAAGAGTCACACCCTGATCGGGCTGGGGATCGCCGCAGTACACGCCGGACACAAAGTGCGGTACTTCACCGCCGCCGACCTCGTGGAGACCCTGTATCGCGGACTGGCCGACAACACCGTCGGCAAAACCATCGACACCCTGCTACGCCAAGATCTGCTCATCCTCGACGAGATCGGATTCGCACCACTCGACGACACCGGCACCCAACTACTGTTCCGGCTCGTCGCCGGCGCCTACGAACGCCGCTCTCTCGCGATCGCCAGCCACTGGCCCTTCGAACAATGGGGACGATTCCTGCCCGAACACACCACCGCCGCCAGCATCCTCGACCGGCTCCTACACCACGCCACCATCGTCATCACCGACGGCGACTCCTACCGCATGACACACCGAACGGAGGTACCACCCACCTAG
- a CDS encoding DUF1304 domain-containing protein — translation MLIAGLVFAAVAALVHVFIFYLESIAWTTPRARAVFGTSEAEAEATKPLALNQGFYNLFLAILIGAGIVVIAAGQQAVGATLVFAGAGSMVAAGIVLIVSDPSKTSAALKQLVPPAIGVLLLAIGLLA, via the coding sequence ATGCTCATCGCAGGTCTCGTCTTCGCCGCAGTGGCGGCCCTCGTGCACGTGTTCATCTTCTATCTCGAATCCATCGCGTGGACGACACCTCGGGCGCGTGCTGTGTTCGGGACCTCCGAGGCGGAGGCGGAGGCGACCAAGCCGCTGGCTCTCAACCAGGGCTTCTACAACCTCTTTCTCGCGATCCTCATCGGTGCGGGCATCGTGGTGATCGCCGCGGGGCAACAGGCCGTCGGTGCGACGCTGGTCTTCGCAGGTGCCGGAAGCATGGTGGCGGCGGGCATCGTGCTGATCGTGTCGGATCCGTCGAAGACGTCCGCAGCGCTCAAACAGCTCGTCCCACCCGCGATCGGTGTGCTGCTCCTGGCGATCGGGCTGCTGGCGTGA
- a CDS encoding shikimate 5-dehydrogenase has product MSAPHSRTLDRDTVLCVSLAARPSNIGTRFHNYMYNELGLNYVYKAFAPADIEAAVAGIRGLPIRGAAVSMPYKEAVIPLVDVLEKSAAAIDSVNTIVNDDGVLRAYNTDYQAVADLLAASSFDRTAPVAVAGSGGMAKAVVAALRDEGFTDVTVVARNVETGGALAAKYGFAHAVELGDSRPTTLVNATPIGMAGGPASEDLPFPQDAVDAAQAALDVVAMPPTTPLIRALRARGAEAISGDAVIAGQAAAQFALYTGITPTPEQVRAASEYSRA; this is encoded by the coding sequence ATGAGCGCACCCCACTCCCGAACTCTCGATCGCGACACGGTCCTCTGCGTCTCGCTCGCCGCCCGGCCGTCCAACATCGGGACGCGGTTTCACAACTATATGTACAACGAGCTCGGCCTCAACTACGTCTACAAGGCGTTCGCGCCCGCCGACATCGAGGCGGCAGTCGCCGGGATCAGGGGGCTGCCGATCCGCGGTGCTGCGGTGTCGATGCCGTACAAGGAGGCGGTGATCCCTCTGGTCGACGTGCTCGAGAAGTCGGCCGCGGCGATCGATTCGGTGAACACGATCGTCAACGACGACGGCGTTCTTCGGGCGTACAACACCGACTACCAGGCGGTGGCGGACCTGCTCGCGGCGTCGTCGTTCGATCGGACGGCCCCGGTCGCGGTGGCGGGCAGCGGCGGCATGGCGAAGGCCGTCGTCGCCGCATTGCGTGACGAGGGGTTCACCGATGTCACGGTTGTTGCGCGAAACGTCGAGACCGGCGGGGCGCTCGCCGCGAAGTACGGATTCGCGCACGCCGTGGAACTCGGCGACTCCCGCCCGACGACGTTGGTGAACGCGACACCGATCGGAATGGCCGGCGGCCCGGCATCGGAGGACCTCCCGTTCCCGCAGGACGCCGTTGATGCCGCGCAGGCCGCGCTCGACGTCGTCGCGATGCCCCCGACCACGCCGCTGATCCGCGCACTCCGCGCACGCGGCGCTGAGGCCATCAGCGGCGATGCGGTCATCGCCGGTCAGGCGGCCGCGCAGTTCGCTCTCTACACGGGGATCACTCCGACGCCGGAGCAGGTTCGTGCGGCGTCGGAGTACTCGCGGGCATAA